From a single Miscanthus floridulus cultivar M001 chromosome 8, ASM1932011v1, whole genome shotgun sequence genomic region:
- the LOC136473813 gene encoding uncharacterized protein has translation MASGPGRARGGIRIQEPGDRHRDESNAAATAAEPPPPAPPSDAPQELPHGPSGAEGGSPSAAAAARKGKGVLAPSPLPSPTRSESEGTSSPVLLDIVSDKGAGESSSANTLADGDRRLAVSWKDPLVESTMEVPKVTRPMDVMSAFDNLSLEQQWALAEEMEMQQWQLAQQRKSLWSKFKGGMANVFLERIGRQMYNYNPESTVIIPHVNHQTIPTTGIIEHYNLIEMGAGRGEIFHSNALNLRRAYSEFRPVHGDGECFYRSFIFSYLEQVLDRQDTHEEHRLLAAVRGVARHHARLGWTSEFSWRYKDMHIVSH, from the exons ATGGCCTCCGGTCCAGGAAGGGCCCGAGGCGGCATCCGAATCCAAGAACCGGGCGATAGGCACCGCGATGAGTCCAACGCCGCCGCCACAGCTGCAGAGCCGCCTCCACCCGCTCCGCCCTCCGACGCTCCCCAAGAACTGCCCCATGGTCCATCGGGAGCCGAAGGCGGGAGCCCCTCTGCGGCCGCCGCCGCACGGAAGGGGAAGGGGGTCTTGGCTCCATCCCCGCTACCTTCCCCGACGCGCTCCGAGTCCGAGGGCACCAGCTCCCCGGTATTGTTGGACATCGTCTCCGACAAGGGAGCCGGAGAGTCGAGCTCCGCCAACACGCTAGCGGACGGCGACAGGAGGTTGGCGGTGTCGTGGAAGGACCCGCTGGTGGAGTCGACGATGGAGGTGCCGAAGGTGACGAGGCCTATGGATGTGATGTCGGCGTTCGACAACTTGTCGCTGGAGCAGCAATGGGCCCTGGCGGAGGAGATGGAAATGCAACAGTGGCAACTG GCGCAGCAGAGGAAATCTCTCTGGAGCAAATTCAAAGGTGGCATGGCAAACGTG TTTTTGGAGAGGATAGGAAGGCAAATGTACAACTACAATCCAGAATCTACGGTAATCATACCCCATGTGAATCATCAG ACAATTCCTACTACCGGGATCATTGAGCATTACAACCTCATCGAAATGGGTGCTGGACGAGGAGAAATATTTCATTCAAATGCACTGAACCTTCGTCGTGCCTATTCTGAATTTAGGCCAGTGCATGGAGATGGAGAGTGTTTCTACAGGAGCTTCATATTTTCCTACCTC GAGCAAGTTCTTGATAGGCAGGATACACACGAGGAACACCGTCTTCTTGCTGCTGTTAGAGGAGTGGCTAGGCATCATGCACGCCTTGGTTGGACCTCTGAATTTTCCTGGAGATACAAA GATATGCACATTGTTTCACATTAG
- the LOC136473814 gene encoding uncharacterized protein: MRWKRHNRWKNVPTTDSYHKQKLLKFFSGYGRTDNIFAFLRLVAAIWICSHSEEFEPRIPELNEYGTLREWCLHEVIRYKVFTDHVQMTALVTALGVPLRVEYLLQGDGQDLYTRQEDSQDDTPRSTCWPGHRRQLPHAHVVPHVTVLYTNIHYDIIYPHRRDGPVPSIDESCSQQTAQVQRPTAESSGQQIAQRESCSGESSSQQIAQRDNCSGESSSQHIAQEISTGEIPDQHAGLKLTSTGAHV; this comes from the exons ATGAGATGGAAAAGACACAACAGATGGAAGAATGTACCAACAACTGACAG CTACCACAAACAGAAACTTCTCAAGTTCTTCAGCGGTTATGGCAGGACAGACAACA TTTTTGCTTTCCTCAGATTGGTAGCAGCTATCTGGATATGTTCACACAGTGAAGAGTTTGAACCACGTATACCTGAGCTTAATGAATATGGCACTCTCAGAGAA TGGTGCCTTCATGAAGTTATCAGGTATAAGGTTTTCACAGATCATGTTCAGATGACAGCATTAGTCACCGCGCTTGGGGTGCCGCTGCGAGTGGAGTACCTCTTACAAGGAGATGGTCAAGACCTCTACACTCGCCAGGAGGATTCCCAAGACGATACGCCAAGAAGTACATGTTGGCCTGGTCATCGTCGTCAACTACCCCATGCTCATGTAGTCCCCCATGTGACCGTGCTCTACACAAACATTCACTATGACATCATCTACCCCCACCGTCGAGATGGTCCTGTTCCTTCTATTGATGAGAGCTGTAGTCAGCAGACTGCGCAGGTACAGCGGCCAACTGCTGAGAGTTCAGGTCAACAAATTGCCCAGAGAGAGAGCTGCAGTGGTGAGAGTTCAAGTCAACAAATTGCCCAGAGAGATAACTGCAGCGGTGAGAGTTCAAGTCAACATATTGCCCAGGAGATCTCCACTGGTGAGATTCCAGATCAACATGCAGGGCTAAAGTTAACTTCTACTGGTGCCCATGTGTGA